From one Eptesicus fuscus isolate TK198812 chromosome 21, DD_ASM_mEF_20220401, whole genome shotgun sequence genomic stretch:
- the CA11 gene encoding carbonic anhydrase-related protein 11 isoform X1: protein MGGAASRSAPRALVLWAALGAAAHIGPAPDPEDWWSYKDNLQGNFVPGPPFWGLVNAAWSLCAVGKRQSPVDVELKRVLYDPFLPPLRLSTGGEKLRGTLYNTGRHVSFLPAPRPVVNVSGGPLLYSHRLSELRLLFGARDGAGSEHQINHQGFSAEVQLIHFNQELYGNLSAASRGPNGLAILSLFVNVAGNSNPFLSRLLNRDTITRISYKNDAYFLQDLSLELLFPESFGFITYQGSLSTPPCSETVTWILIDRVLNITSLQMHSLRLLSQNPPSQIFQSLSGNGRPLQPLAHRALRGNRDPRHPERRCRGPNYRLHVDGAPHGR from the exons ATGGGCGGTGCAGCCAGTCGGAGCGCCCCTCGAGCGCTGGTACTCTGGGCTGCACTGGGGGCGGCAG CTCACATCGGACCGGCACCTGACCCCGAGGACTGGTGGAGCTACAAGGATAATCTCCAGGGAAACTTCGTGCCAG ggcctcccttctGGGGCCTGGTGAACGCAGCCTGGAGTCTGTGTGCAGTGGGGAAGCGGCAGAGCCCCGTGGATGTGGAGCTGAAGAGGGTTCTTTACgaccccttcctgcccccactgAGGCTCAGCACTGGGGGAGAGAAG CTCCGGGGAACCCTGTACAACACCGGTCGCCACGTGTCTTTCTTGCCTGCACCCCGGCCCGTGGTCAATGTGTCTGGGGGTCCCCTCCTTTATAGCCACCGACTCAGTGAACTGCGGCTGCTATTTGGAGCACGTGATGGAGCAGGCTCTGAACACCAGATCAACCACCAGGGCTTCTCTGCTGAG GTGCAGCTCATCCACTTCAACCAAGAACTTTATGGGAACCTCAGTGCTGCCTCCCGGGGCCCCAATGGCTTGGCCATTCTCAGCCTCTTTGTCAAT GTGGCTGGCAACTCAAACCCATTCCTCAGCCGCCTCCTTAACCGGGACACCATCACCCGAATCTCCTACAAGA ACGATGCCTACTTTCTTCAAGACCTGAGCCTGGAGCTCCTATTCCCAGAATCCTTCGGCTTCATCACCTATCAGGGCTCTCTCAGCACCCCACCCTGCTCTGAGACTGTCACCTGGATCCTCATTGACCGGGTCCTGAATATCACGTCCCTCCAG ATGCACTCCCTGAGACTCCTGAGCCAGAATCCTCCATCCCAGATCTTCCAGAGCCTCAGCGGGAACGGCCGGCCCCTGCAGCCCTTGGCCCACAGGGCCTTGAGGGGCAACAGGGACCCCCGGCACCCCGAGAGGCGCTGCCGAGGCCCCAACTACCGCTTGCATG
- the CA11 gene encoding carbonic anhydrase-related protein 11 isoform X2, whose product MGGAASRSAPRALVLWAALGAAAHIGPAPDPEDWWSYKDNLQGNFVPAWSLCAVGKRQSPVDVELKRVLYDPFLPPLRLSTGGEKLRGTLYNTGRHVSFLPAPRPVVNVSGGPLLYSHRLSELRLLFGARDGAGSEHQINHQGFSAEVQLIHFNQELYGNLSAASRGPNGLAILSLFVNVAGNSNPFLSRLLNRDTITRISYKNDAYFLQDLSLELLFPESFGFITYQGSLSTPPCSETVTWILIDRVLNITSLQMHSLRLLSQNPPSQIFQSLSGNGRPLQPLAHRALRGNRDPRHPERRCRGPNYRLHVDGAPHGR is encoded by the exons ATGGGCGGTGCAGCCAGTCGGAGCGCCCCTCGAGCGCTGGTACTCTGGGCTGCACTGGGGGCGGCAG CTCACATCGGACCGGCACCTGACCCCGAGGACTGGTGGAGCTACAAGGATAATCTCCAGGGAAACTTCGTGCCAG CCTGGAGTCTGTGTGCAGTGGGGAAGCGGCAGAGCCCCGTGGATGTGGAGCTGAAGAGGGTTCTTTACgaccccttcctgcccccactgAGGCTCAGCACTGGGGGAGAGAAG CTCCGGGGAACCCTGTACAACACCGGTCGCCACGTGTCTTTCTTGCCTGCACCCCGGCCCGTGGTCAATGTGTCTGGGGGTCCCCTCCTTTATAGCCACCGACTCAGTGAACTGCGGCTGCTATTTGGAGCACGTGATGGAGCAGGCTCTGAACACCAGATCAACCACCAGGGCTTCTCTGCTGAG GTGCAGCTCATCCACTTCAACCAAGAACTTTATGGGAACCTCAGTGCTGCCTCCCGGGGCCCCAATGGCTTGGCCATTCTCAGCCTCTTTGTCAAT GTGGCTGGCAACTCAAACCCATTCCTCAGCCGCCTCCTTAACCGGGACACCATCACCCGAATCTCCTACAAGA ACGATGCCTACTTTCTTCAAGACCTGAGCCTGGAGCTCCTATTCCCAGAATCCTTCGGCTTCATCACCTATCAGGGCTCTCTCAGCACCCCACCCTGCTCTGAGACTGTCACCTGGATCCTCATTGACCGGGTCCTGAATATCACGTCCCTCCAG ATGCACTCCCTGAGACTCCTGAGCCAGAATCCTCCATCCCAGATCTTCCAGAGCCTCAGCGGGAACGGCCGGCCCCTGCAGCCCTTGGCCCACAGGGCCTTGAGGGGCAACAGGGACCCCCGGCACCCCGAGAGGCGCTGCCGAGGCCCCAACTACCGCTTGCATG